The genomic interval TCATTCCTACTCAAACATGGATGTGTCTGCCTTGCAATAAGGTACTGAATATCGGTCTCTGTCTTCCAGACACAATCCCAGAGAAGGGCTATTTTGATGTCAGCCTTGGCAACTTCCTCCCTGATGTGGAGCTGACCACCATTGGCATCGGTGGCATGCCCTTAACACCTGAGCTGCTCAAGCCGCGTGGCTGCCATCTGAATGAAGTGGCCAACCCTAACAAGACCAGGGTTTTAACGCTTCAGGTCCCGTTCACTGATCCTCTGGTAGAACAGAAGGTGAGAGTGAGAATCGCAGCAAGTTTTTAAAGGACTGGTAAACAAGGAATTACAAATAAGATTTGTTGCCTGTAAAATGGGTTACGTTCTGGATAACAAGGATGTAATTAAGTTACATGTTAAAGCAATGTACCAAGTAAGCACAATGTTACATTACTGGTGTAAGAAGTAAGGAGTAGAAGTTGTTATTTTCAAAAGTTACTCTCAAGGGGCCATTTTTGGAGGCATTTTGACAAGATGTTTTCAAGTCTGAAGCCATTTTCTTACCAATCCATTTTCTTATCAATCATTTTCTTTCCCAAAAAGTAACAGAAAGGAACAGAGTGCAACAAGTAATATAATGATTCAACTGCCACCACTATTTAATGAGTAACAGGAGTTAATTACTTGCTAAAGGCattagatcctatctgatcttggaagctatgtagGATCAGTCCTGGCTAGTACTTGTGATGAGAGACTGCCACGGATTACCAGataggtgctataggctatattgcagaggaaggaactggcaaaaaccacctctgagaattccttgcttaaaaaaccctaggaaattaatTGGGCCAACATTAGCTGACAGGCAACCTGAGggcgtgtacacacacacacatgcatatacacacacacgatAATGAGTAACAGatcaaattatttctgaaaagtaactttccaagctctgggattTGGGGGATGACTTCTGCACAGGCACCGCTGAGGGTCCCACCTTTCGCAGTCTATAACCCATCACCAGCCCTCATTGCTTCACAGTAGAATTTGAATAGGTAGAAATGTGGCCAGCCTGTGATCTATGGCCTTGTTTGCCCTTTGGCCTGAGTTCATATGGTCCTCAGACTAATCCCAAATCTTCTGTGTGTGATAATAATCCCACGTAGGGTTGTATCTGCTAGACGTGGATTGGAAAGAGAGCTCAGGTACCAAAAGGTCCTgctttctatttctcttttctttattacTAGTAATGGTTTTACATTGTTGAGCAGCTCTtaaaattacagagttggaaggtcCTCAAATGGTCATCCAACCCCTGCTGGCATAAGAATTAACAGGGGAATCATCCCTGCCAggtgtttaaaaacttccaagctCTCTTTAAAACCCTCTCATGAGGGAGAGttgctgttatatttatttattccctgcttccccccccccccccaaaaaacctgggacTCAACATGAAGTtgtcaaaaagccctttttgtttgtgtgtgtgcatgtaggtAACTTCAAGTCCCCTGAAGATTTATGGTGGCtgtatgaatttcaaagggttctCATAGCCAAGGAAAATTCAGAGGTgccagttttgccagttccttcctctgaaacatagtctggagcacctggtattctttggaggtctcccatcctcCCTAACTGTTAGAAAATTCCTTCTATTGTTTAGCTGCAACCTACTTTCTTGTGATTTCTTGATTCTTCTCTTCAGTATCTGTATGGCAACATCCGGAGGTACACTCTGCACCTTGACTACACCCTCAACCTGGTCCCCAAGGCCAAGCCATTCATTTACCCTGCAGTCATTGAATGTGATGTTCCAGATGTTGGTGAGTttactatggagcttatcacatgaaggacattgggagtttatcctgtgaatatcccagaaaaatcacataattacgcaAAATGATTTTACATGATGTCACACAAACCCTGCTATTAAAGTGGccataaagaagcattaatgcgcctcttttaacttttgggatttcagcgacaatgcatttctgatacattttatttgtgtaattgtgtgtgataatccttCACACAAttccttgccattttcactttatttgtgggatgctttaaaatgcacttaaatctctctttaatgcccaaaccttaactgttttttatctcttgctgtgcaccgctgtgatccttggaatagcggtatataaataaaatttttatttattattattattattaaaattagccCCCAAATTTGTGATAAATTCCAGACaggtagagagagagatagagaatgTGCAAGCTATaaactcctctcctcctcccttgtttgcatttttttttttcctgccacagATCAGTGGGACcaaagagttgcagtccaaaaagttaGGAATCAGTAGTTGCTATTTTCTTATTCATCAAAGGATTTTTACTGCAACCAAACCAATTGAAACTTTTAGCACTAtgaattattatgattattattaattttatttataaatcctGCTCTTGAGTGATTGAACGATTACAACATaagtaaaacatacaaaacagtCAACTGGGAGGAAGATGGCTTCTTCCATAGAAGGAGGTTAAGGGGAAGCCATAATTAGAAATAGCTTCTAAACATGTGTTGtgttgctatgtgctttcaagtagtttctgacttatggcagccttaagggttttctggggctgagtatctgacttgcccaaagttaccaaTAGTTTTCACGACTGAAcgagaaattgaaccctgatctccagagtcataagtctaacctgcactgcagaaataatgcagttttacacgctttaattgccatgactcagtgttatggaattctgggatttgtacttttgtgaaatatttagccttctctttcagagataCCATAACAAATGGCAAAGCCCAGGATCCTGGAGAATGGTagttaaagggatgtcacatggcattttttctgcagtgtagattacactgctgcagtccaacattcaaaccgcttTATCACATAGGCTTTCTGTTAAAACACAATATAACTTTTTCCCTTTCTTGTCTTCTACTAACACCGTTAGTTCTTCCAACCTTCGAGGGCTTCTGTGACACAGGAAGGATTGGTTTAATAATGTACCGTGGAAATCTGGATCGTTACTGGCTCCCATATGTGGGCAACATGCGAGTGACAAGCGAACTGATTGTATCACAGAACTACACTGTCCAGGATAATGCCAACTACTACTATCTGTCAGTACCCTTCTTGGCAGTTGGCTTGGCATATCAGGTAGGTATGGGGTGAGACATGCCTGCAGCCATTTTGGTCTTGTGTGAATAAACTCCCCTACAAGAACTGaactgtacatgtgtgtgtgtgtgtgtgtgtctgttgcaGGATATTTCTCTCCAGGGACTGACAGCTCGACTTGACTTTAGCCTGAGGGACAACAAGACACTGGCGACGGCTGTAGCATTTCCCTTTGCCTGCATTTTCCCCATGGGAAAACTGCTTGGTGAGTGCAGTCACAAAGACACATCAAGATGCTAAAATGTGATACTGGTTTGTTGAAAAGCCTGATGCATTTCTGCCTGTAGCTATCTGAAGACCTCCTTCAGAGAACTGCACAAAGAATGCATAGATGTTCTTCAGGAGCTATACAAATAATGTCATTTATATTCTTTGTGTAGTCTCCTGAAGATGGGCTTAAAATATCCATACAGGCCAAAAATGTGTCAGGCCTCTTAGCTAATTAATATCACTCTgaagaatcttttaaaaatatgtatatttattacaaatgaATGTGTAACAATTAAGGTGACAAGAAAGGCATAAACAAGAATTGAACATAATGAAGTagaaagttaaaagaaaaaaggagtaaGTAAGGATGCTGACAAAGAGGATTATAGAGATGAAGGCGCTATACATGCTGGCGGATAgggcacccccgtcacgtgctaggggttggccaagggtgcACCACCCATATTGACCtcaccccttgcacatgacggggcatcaaaatggcagcgccctgtacacacgggtgctgccattttgacgtaacggacacttagcatccacacgtcctggcgcgtttgtgatgccgcaagtatGCTattggaggctgcggcttccccatggagcaaaccagggtggtggaagaccgtcctttttgggtggtctgtatcccaccaaagtcTATAGCAAAGAACTTTAATGATACTTTAAACTGCATTAAAGCCTCTTACACGCCTAAGAATCTTGAGATGCATTTCTCTGTTTCATGAGATTTCTTGGAAGGTTTCTGGTTTTTGTTCTGTATTTATGAGTGAAGTGGaattataggccccatacagacaggccaaaataaagctgcttcaggtcactttgaaggtatgctgtttaaatgatgcatgcgtcctaagagtctggaagccgcgccaaaaccacaatctagtcctaaggactggagcacagctttggcgcagctttccggactcttaggatgcatgcatcatttaaacagcatacctccaaagtgacctgaagcagctttatttttggcagtgtgtatggggccatagtttcctCTGCGTATATTTGTGAAAAGAGGGAGGCTTATATGACATAGCAGAAGTGGTTTATAACCTGGCTTTGCCATAACACTTTACTAAAATGCGACACCTAGGAGGAATGGGCTGTTTGTTCttcctgttgttgtgtaccttcaagtcatttctaacttatggcaaccctaaggcaaatctttcaaagggtttccagggctgagagtatgtgactcgtccaaggtcacccagtggtttccatagcAGGggattgaatcctgatctccattcgtagtctagcactcaaatcactacaccacaatggctgtTTGACACCCACCTAATAGTCTATTTTCTGAGTGCTAGTCTTATTTAAAACCctgtaataaataaatttgtcttagagttgctataagctggaaatgacttgaaggcagacaacaacaaacaacagggatagaaatattttaataagctATTCCAGTCAAAGGAAATACTGTGGGCCTTCACCTGAAAGCTAGGCCAGGATGGACACTCTGGACTTACATGGCTTCTCTTTTTTGATTAGTATGCCTTCCCAATGGAACCATGACTGCCACAGTCCTCAGCCTGGACACCAAACCATCCTTGGACCCTAGGAATACCCACCTACGAGACCAGAACTGTGGGCCAGTTGCAGCTGATGAATCCAGGgctctcttctctttccctgtGACCTCTTGTGGCACCACAAGAAGGGTAAGTAGAACTTTTGAGGAAGTGGGAGTAATATGTAGCTTTGTCTGTTGCACATAAGTTAATGGATTGTTTCATAATTCAAGAGTTGAGAGCTGTTGCTGTGAAGATGTTCCAGAATGTCTTTCTTGGACTATCCTCAGCTACATCTTTCCAATTTGTTCTGGTCAATTTAGAAGCCATTGAGCTGTTCTAAGGAACATACGATTGAAACCCACCAGAGAATACCTTCTCTTCTCTTAAAAGTTCTAGATCTTGCTCTTCAGATCGGTATGGGCAACTACCAGTGGTTGGGGGCTACATAGTTCCCCGTTTCTGGAAGTCTAGTTTACTTTTATGGTTGCCAGAGCAGGCTCTGTGATTTCAACTCCCAAACCTGAGACCAAGGAATGgccccttgtgatgtcacagtgAGTAGGCCATGCCAGTCTCTGGAGTACTTTGAGAAAGGCTATCTTGGCCAATGACATTCCTAGTTACCAGTGATAGAGCAACACCTTCCCTTGCCTTTCTTTCCCACCTTTGTACAGTTTGAAGGCAACTACTTGGTGTATGAGAACGAAGTGACCTTCAGGAGAGAGATGATTCCAGAAGCCAGCCCCGTCATTACCAGGGACTCCCAATACAAGTAAGGCTGTGCATTGAGCACCTTTCAAGTGGGTTGGTTCTTTTGGTTGAGAGCAGATGAATAGAGCAGCTGATGACTTCCAAAGATGGCTTCCCAAAGTCACTATtgtttgtctctttctctctaggCTGACTCTGCGCTGTCGTTACCCTCTCAATGAGACGCTCAATGTGTTAGCCCAGAGACTGCAGGGGGAGATGGGTACCCCTGTGCCCTATGTCCTTGGTCTTAGAGGTAATGCTAGCATGTGCTAAAgactcagagtttggaaatgttgatCTTTGTGGGGACTACCACTCTTAGAAATCCAACACCTGGCATATGCTCAAACTGCAGAGTTTGGGAATGTCCATCTTGTGGGGGATGACCATGGCCAGAAATCCACCAGCCAGCCCCATTCAATCAATAGAACTTACAGCAATGGCAGTTTACTGAGACttcatccgcattgcagaaataatgcagtttgacaccactgccatggttcaatgctatgaaattctgtggtttgtagttatgtgagatatttggcTTTCTCTATGAGaatgctgtggtgccacaacatactacaaatcccataatcgcATAGGATGGAAttatcacagttaaagtggtgtgaaatggCATTTTTTCcagtagtgcagattagacctgagtcAATCCACTTGTAATGTTACATTCCCAATCACTTTCTTTCTGGGGTTTCATTGTAGCATATCAGCAGAAGAGATCTGCAGATCACCAGAATGTGTCACAGACAGGAGCTGCTCATGTGTCAGCAGGTAAggtcttgtcttttttttctttctttccaaaatgaaGAGAAACCATTTGCACAAGGCATCTCATCTCTAGTCTCCAACCACCACAAATGGGACTGCATGTGCTGGGGGTGATGGGGGAATGGTTTAGCACCTTTGGGTAGAAAGCCAAGTCATCTTCCTCATATCAACTTGAGCTCTTTGTTGGAGTTGTGCTTCCATGTACCATTACATGAATGAGCTTGAGATTTTAGTATAAATTGTTAAGGAACAATCCAAGACACTGAACTCAAATATCCATTAAAATGGAAGCTGCTACTAGAATACAGTGCCAATAACTTCCCCTTATTGTTCATGCTGGttggagctgatgggagctggggctgatgggacctGTCCCTGAAAGCACCTGGAGACATACCTCTGTGTATCTTATTCCCTGAACAGACAGTACTGAGCTATACGGATAAATAATGGAACTTGGGGCAGTGCAGGATTCTGTGTTGTTATATCAGAGCTGGAAAAAGTGATTTgcttggattacagctcccaaaatccccagcctGCATGACCAGCATGCtggcttgaggattctgggaattatagttcgaACAAGCATCTTTCCCTAGCGGTATTCTCAACACTGAGTAAAGAACCTTTCCTCAAActcactttgtttttgtttttgttttttaatttttaattttataatacgAACATATAAAACACATCAAATAACATACTCAAACTCACTCTGTGACATTGGGTCAGTTGTGCACTCTCAGCCTGAcatacttcacagggttgttgtgtggACTACAGGGAAATGGGGGAGAAGAGTCATGGGTGCCACCTTTTACTCCATGATGTAATAGCAGTCAATCAGTGTAgctcataaataaatatatgtttccTCTCTTGCAGGAGCAGCTGAGAAAATATGGCTCTGGCTTCCAGCATTTGGTATGGCTTTCTCTTGGGCAGCTGCGATGGTTGGAGTATTCTCGCCTGTCAGGTTACATGGCTGTTaaagacaataaaaaaaaaatcttcaaatatTTTCCATGTCTAACTTCACTTgagtatttaaatatttgaagtccAGCAGGCACAGCAGCCTTGTTGAGGTCTCTTGTTGGACTGGACATTAATGATTGGCAAGAGTCACAGAACATTCAGCCCATATtctggctatgctggttggggagatctgggagctgcagccccaGGAAGTAACTTTGCTGAGCTTTGGCTGTGGCTTAGTTTTCAACAAGGTAAGAATAAAACCCTCCCTGGATATAGAAAGATTAGCATGTCAAGGAACAAAAAGGCTAGGCTGGATgtcgtgcccccccccccccacaagacaggcaccagatcccatctgatattggaagccaagcagggtcgcccctagttagtacttgaatgagagaccaccaataaatTTCAGGTGCTAGTAcatcagaggaagcaactggaaAAAACAGTTGtatagattgtatgtacagcgctgtgtaaatttacagcgcttcataaataaaggttaataataataaataatactccTGAGCACTCCTGccctaagaaaatcctaagaaattcatgcagttgccataaattgacaacaGGACTTGAAAGCacctacatacatacacatagtgGTTAGTGCAAGGAATCTCCCTCCACCACTATTTTGTCAAATATTTTGTTGGTTAAGACACTACCAGTGAAGTGGGAAAGTCCCAATGGGAGTCAAGCAGCCCTAATGCAAAATGCAATTTTATAGATCAGAATTCTGTATCTTATACCAAGCAAGAATTGCAGGATGCAAGCCTTTCCCCTTAAAAATACTGACCATGATACACATTCTCCCTGCCTAGGTGAAGGGCCACAGTTACAATATCCAGTCTTAATTGTGAGGTGGGAATCTTGCTGCTTTCCAGATGTTCACcataaggtgagcctatcatggggctttcttggcaaaatttgttcagagaaggtttgccattgccttcccctgaggctaatgtgacttgcccaaggtcacccaatatcTTTCcatgccaagctgggaatcgaaccctggtctccagagtcatagtccaatactcaagctgCTACGCCATGCTGGCAGCAATTGTCAGTCACCCTAGCAATCATAGCCAATAGtggggggatgctgggaattgcaatcaaACAACATCTTCAAGGCCACATGATGTTCACTCCTGCCTTAAAAGTTGACATgcaaggggaaaaagaagaatattTAAAGTGGCAGAAAATGGATTAGATTAAGAGATAAGCCCACAAGAGTAAGTGAAAAAGCATAGTTTTTCACAGCTCACAACTAGCTCTTGAAAGTTAATCCCGAGAATCCCCTAATAATTGTGGTGGCCATGCTTatcaggggattctgggacttgtaggcaAAAAAGAATTAACTTTCTCAAGCTATACATAGTTCCAATCTTTTGCCCATCTGTTCCTCCTTTTTATAAGCAGTGAAGACACTGAGTCCCCAAATTGTTACACACCAGATTATTGTACTATTGCAGTGGCCTGCAATACTTTGCCTAACCTATTTGACTTTGGAAGTCTACCAGGCAGAGGGTGCCCACTGAATATTGTAGGATAGCGTAATCTAGTTTCCTCACACTCTCTCGTCCTTGACCAAAGCATTTTTGCTGCTCTGACGTGAAGAGGGGTGGCTCCACATTGTGCCATGGAGAAATTCATGCTGAGTGAGCAGATGTTTTGCTGGAAAAGGTTTTTGTGcacatcttttttgttgttgctatgagCTGCCAAGTCAACTTGGACTTATTTTGACTTTATGAATGGGAAACCTCCCAAAGTGCCAGTCATCAAGTGCCCTGCTGAGGTCTTACAAAATTAGGCCCATGGCTTCCTTTACTGAATCAATCTGTAATGTGGTCCTCCTGGTCTGTGTTTGCTATGgaattaaattgatttaatactgaatctctctctctcttgaattCATTTGGAACTGTAATTCAGATAAGTTGACAGTTAGGGTTACTAGATTGGATCTGAGGAAAGGGCTTGTCTAACTTTCATCTTTAACAGACATTGGAGAACACAAATACTGTAAAACATCAAGTGGGACAAAGGCACAATGAGCccttgggttttggttccaggacaccaccgctgataccaaaatttgtggatgttcaagtcccattaaatacagtggatagtaaaatggtgtctcatataaAGTGGCAGAATTaaggtttggaatttatatatttcttgaatgctttcaagctgtggatgcttgaatccatgaataaagaatccgtggatatggcaGGCCAACATTACTTGTCCTCTTTCACCTTCCAAACCTCAACTTTTAGCCTTAGCTGTCTCCCCCAACTTAGGACATCATCAAGACACAAGCTTTCATGGACCACAGCCACAGTTTAGGAAATCACTTTTtcggactacagttcccagaaatcccttaGCCAACTCTAGCTCCAGCTACAACCTAGAAGAAACggatctttggcctgttacataTGGGCCTaaaagtatgcgctctgcgcgtactagggttagaaaggggcgtcacttcctggtgccctcaaccctagcatgttcggagtgtgcacaaaatggcggcggcagtTCCACACGGCCGCatcgcctccaaacgaggcggcgcagcTGTGATGTCTTTGCACCGTGTGaggggtttgcgtcactgggcgcagcgtTTACATGGCTGCgtccagcaacgcagaggagaaaggggccaagtggcccctttctcctcctccctgctgtcgctgggtgtccttggggcttgaagccccaaggacacccctttccaggctgcggggaagcggccttttgccgcttccctgcggccaggaaagaggcggatcggggcctcagaggctgctggtctggcagctgaggccctgatacagcggggaaaggggcgggtgcaggccgccccaaacgggcgatctgtaacccacctttgatattttattttttactctgCCCCTTGGATTGTActaaaatggaaaacagaacacAGCAGTATCAGAGTGAGTTAAGTCCAGAATGATTTCCTATCAACAGTTAGTAGTGGTGATCATAACATGAAGCCTCCAGATTCAAAAATAGTATATAGCTTGAGCTGGGGGAATAAGCAGTGTGTAGGGCCCTTTTGCCTTCATCCTTGGCTTGTGGCTGGCTCCAGCTGGATGATCAACTAGATTTTGGATGCGGGAGACAAGATCTGGGATGAACTGCACCTTTTTCAAATGATAATCACTGCTCCTGGAGAATAACCCTTAAGAGCAATAATTCTCATTCTTCATCTGATCTAGGAAGGGCACATCCATACCATGCATTAGCCTCTCTgtaggctgcctccacactgcagaaataatccagtttgacactacttgaactgccatggctccatgctttggaattctgtggATTATagatttgtgagatgtttagctttctctttcagagagctctggttgcaCAACAAATTATACagctttatatgttttatacGTTTTATACGTTTTATACACACTTTGTTGTcttatggcctgttggctgaaataaagattatACAACAAAttatacttcccagaatcccatagcattcaggcatgtcaaactgaattatgtctgcaatgcggatgcagcccagtCACTGCAAAATGAACTTTCCCGAGACCAAGTAATATGGACAGTGTGAGTTttatttaaaccagtttaaaccTGATTATGAGGATGAGATTTCACAAGGGCTGGAGAAGAGCGCTTCTCTGTAAAATGGATGATGAAATCCATGTTCTGGCTCAGATCTCAACTTTGGTTCGGACCCACACAGCTGCCTCCCTGTTAAAAATCTGTGATGTCAGCTGCACGGTCAAGTCATCTGatttcagccttttttttttttttttgtaatgcctTTAATTTGCTCTTAACTCCTGGAATCTGGTTTATGTGACAGTGTAGTTCCCCAGTGGaaagatgggaatcatg from Sceloporus undulatus isolate JIND9_A2432 ecotype Alabama chromosome 6, SceUnd_v1.1, whole genome shotgun sequence carries:
- the LOC121933874 gene encoding uncharacterized protein LOC121933874; its protein translation is MFLISEWQKISLALLVVLLSWEVASIPFPTGVTQTECRGRYFWIWIDKTALGQNTWTYSVFNELGQRIPVTEHVAAQCGFTRTTDLYGNPEIRVSFLGCSVHNLFDQDFSLRLQVEVTSPANVTAAYDVSMKCRVDAPWSPREIVCEENYMEVSVRRAVPGVASEALNEDWVAVWPLAQGAVNQVWQVVFHFQNGSLQNMMATQAHALGYGVNTTATRVLFRTPYGTQQTEVTMVHGLEVEVARATVFYKQAWMILMVDTAVACPINSPVFTPTTLSWVTPRIMPSLVGFPHLFRDETIEMGLDGRLIDRATMARNGYTFLTDRTDFISITVPIGAVGGVTESDVMDNHYGTTYSIKLLLDRKWQGDESDRTRHRSLKAIRTLFAPQKPVLINNTIPEKGYFDVSLGNFLPDVELTTIGIGGMPLTPELLKPRGCHLNEVANPNKTRVLTLQVPFTDPLVEQKYLYGNIRRYTLHLDYTLNLVPKAKPFIYPAVIECDVPDVVLPTFEGFCDTGRIGLIMYRGNLDRYWLPYVGNMRVTSELIVSQNYTVQDNANYYYLSVPFLAVGLAYQDISLQGLTARLDFSLRDNKTLATAVAFPFACIFPMGKLLVCLPNGTMTATVLSLDTKPSLDPRNTHLRDQNCGPVAADESRALFSFPVTSCGTTRRFEGNYLVYENEVTFRREMIPEASPVITRDSQYKLTLRCRYPLNETLNVLAQRLQGEMGTPVPYVLGLRAYQQKRSADHQNVSQTGAAHVSAGAAEKIWLWLPAFGMAFSWAAAMVGVFSPVRLHGC